The following coding sequences are from one Candidatus Eisenbacteria bacterium window:
- the rplU gene encoding 50S ribosomal protein L21 has protein sequence MYAIVNINGTQTKVTPDETLDLPRMSGEPGKKLDFDQVLMVCDGDTITVGSPYLKGATLTVEVLEHLRGPKLRVFKFKRRREYRRRIGHRDSLTRVRVTGIKA, from the coding sequence ATGTACGCAATCGTCAACATCAACGGCACCCAGACCAAGGTGACGCCCGATGAGACCCTGGATCTGCCCCGCATGTCGGGTGAGCCTGGGAAGAAGCTCGACTTCGACCAGGTCCTGATGGTGTGCGACGGAGACACCATCACGGTCGGCAGCCCCTACCTGAAGGGCGCGACCCTGACGGTCGAAGTGCTCGAGCACCTGCGGGGACCCAAGCTGCGGGTCTTCAAGTTCAAGCGTCGCCGCGAGTATCGTCGGCGGATCGGTCACCGCGATTCGCTCACGCGAGTGCGGGTGACCGGCATCAAGGCTTAG